A genomic window from Deltaproteobacteria bacterium includes:
- a CDS encoding DUF3237 domain-containing protein → MRTRPLMTLHLTTAPTQNLGSVAHGTRVTYPVTGGFFEGERLHGKVLPGGDDWTVKRADGAIELDLRATLETHDGALIYMTFTGIRVDTPEGLYLRTFPRFETAASQYAFLNRLLAVDAGKLTPDGPVHVIEEIL, encoded by the coding sequence ATGCGCACCCGACCGCTGATGACGCTCCACCTCACCACCGCGCCCACCCAGAACCTGGGCTCCGTCGCGCACGGCACGCGCGTGACCTATCCCGTCACCGGCGGCTTCTTCGAGGGCGAGCGGCTCCACGGCAAGGTGCTCCCCGGCGGCGATGACTGGACGGTGAAGCGCGCCGACGGTGCGATAGAGCTCGACCTGCGCGCCACGCTCGAGACCCACGACGGCGCGCTCATCTACATGACGTTCACGGGGATCCGCGTCGACACGCCGGAGGGGCTCTACCTGCGCACCTTCCCACGCTTCGAGACCGCGGCGTCGCAGTATGCATTCTTGAATCGCCTGCTCGCGGTGGACGCCGGCAAGCTCACCCCCGATGGGCCCGTGCACGTGATCGAAGAGATCCTCTGA
- a CDS encoding drug:proton antiporter codes for MSNLTYILLAVKNPLASAEVYDQIFGVKPVERAKTFVLYVLPNGLKVGLWASADVKPEPRPAGGVELSFSLADKKGVLDTFEAWKKLGLQVMQEPTSMDFGFTCVLADADGHRLRPFVLHDDPR; via the coding sequence ATGTCGAACCTGACCTACATCCTGCTCGCCGTGAAGAACCCCCTCGCCAGCGCCGAGGTCTACGACCAGATCTTCGGCGTGAAGCCCGTGGAGCGCGCGAAGACGTTCGTGCTCTACGTGCTGCCCAACGGCTTGAAGGTGGGCCTCTGGGCTTCGGCAGACGTGAAGCCCGAGCCGCGGCCCGCGGGTGGCGTGGAGCTCTCGTTCAGCCTGGCAGACAAGAAGGGCGTGCTCGATACCTTCGAGGCCTGGAAGAAGCTCGGGCTGCAGGTGATGCAGGAGCCGACGAGCATGGACTTCGGCTTCACCTGCGTGCTCGCCGATGCCGACGGCCACCGCCTGCGCCCGTTCGTGCTCCACGACGACCCTCGCTAG